The genomic segment TTTTGGGCATATCTGCACTTTGCCTTTCATTTTGGAGGAGATAGGCATGGGTTGTTGCGGCGATGTGTAAAAGGCAGAAGATTGGGGAGCGGCGCTGGATTGGGCTTGCGCTTCCGCTGAAGAAACCCCGCAATAAGGGCAAAAGGTGCTTTGTTCTGGGATGAGATTTCCACAATTCTTACATTTCATAATCTATGCTTTCCTTTGCTTTATTGAATTAAAAAGGCGGCCAGTTATTGGCAATGCGGGCAGGGGCGATAGCCTTGGTATCTTGCGTTTTCACTGTTGAAGATATAAAAGTATGAGTCATCCAGATAAGAGCAACCATAGGAGTGATAGTAGCGATTGCTGTTTCCGACAATCACGGCATAGTCATGGAAAAAGCTTGCCTCTCTATACATTCTATCGTAATCTAATTTTAAATCTTGATAGTGCCTTTTCCATGATTCTGACTGCTTGGTTTGAGTAGCTAACTCAGAATTTAGTTTTTCGATTACCTCTGAGTAAGAGGTAATCTCTTCGTTCAATTTGTCAATCGCGCGGTTTCCCTCAAACATTTCCAGCATGAAGTAGACGGTAGAACATACGAGCAGGCAGATGACGACGCTCATGCTGATGATCGCGGCCTTCGCTCCATGGGGCTGTTTCGGCATGGCCTCTCCGCAAATAGAGCAGACCTTCTCCTTCTTGCCGAGCAAAGCGCCGCACTTTTGGCATTTCTGCACCTTGCCTTTTGCCTTCTTTGGCTTGCCAGAAGATTGCTGAACCGGCGGCGCATAAGGCGCAGTAAACTGAGGGGCGGCAGGCTGAACCTCCTGAGCTCGTTCTAAAGAAGCACCGCAGTAGGGGCAGAAAGTGCTTTGATCTGGAATAAGACGTCCACAGTTTTTACAGTTCATGATTGTTTTCCTCCATTGGAGCGCCGCACCGATTGCAGAATTTGGCACCAGCGATCAGCGCATTTCCGCATTTTGGGCAGAAACAGGCTGCGGCATTGGCCGGAGCCTCCGGCGAAGGCGAAGCGTTCTGATAGGGCTGATAACCGGCAGAGGCAGAGAAGCCTGAAGGTGCGCCGCCAGAGATGCTTTGGGCATTTTGCATGGGAGCGCCAGGCTGCTGCACATAGTCATAGTTTGGCACATAGGCAGGGGCCTGGGGCGGTACCTCCATCTCGAACAGCTCGCTGCGCTTATTGAAGTAGGAAAGATTTGCTGCGGCCCAGCAAAACGCGCCGGTAATTCTACCCAGCATATAGGGTGAAAAACTCCCGCTAATCAGTATCCCCAACACTTCGCATCCCACGCTAAACCAAAGATAGACCATGTTCCACTTGAAGGAAGAGGGAGAGAGCTTGAGTAGTTTCACAAAGGTGATAACGCTGATAGCAAAACAGGCAAAATCCATCAGCAGGGCAATATAGAAAACAGGAGCCAGATATCCTCCGAATAGATACGGGAAATAGGGGATATAGCTGTTAACTAGTGTTATTATAAACGAAAGAAACGAGATCGGGAAGCGAATAAATATGTAGAAGAAGAGCCATTTTGTCGGCATTCCGAACGCCTTTGTTTTGCGGCTGTAGATTGATTGGTTCATAGAATCCTCCCTATCCATTTTTATACTATGGCTAATTATCATTATAATGCTTGCGACAAAATTCTGCAAATTTTTTACTGGCAAAACAGCATGAAAAAAAGGAGGATTTCCTCCTTTTTACTCTTTTTTCTTTTTGCGCTTTTCCCGGAAGTATTCTCTTAAAATTTGCGCGCATTCCTCTTGCAGGATTCCGCCGGAAACCAGAGGGTGATGATTGAAGGGCAGGGCGTTCAAATCGCAAAGACTGCCAAAACAGCCGGCTTTGGGATCGGGAGCGCCGAAACAGACCTCATCCAGCCGGGCATTGAGAATCGCCCCAGCGCACATAGGGCAGGGCTCCAGCGTTACATAAAGCTGGCAGCCAGTCAGCCGCCATCCGCCCAGCTTTTTCGCGGCCTTTTGAATGGCGAGAAGCTCTGCATGAGCGCAGGGATTTTTGCCCGCTTCGCGCTTGTTATGCGCCCGGGCGATGACGCTGCCCTCCCGGACGATCACCGCTCCAACGGGAACTTCATCGATGGCCGCGGCCTTGGCGGCTTCGCGCAGAGCCAGGCGCATATAGTATTCTCGCGTTTGCTGCATGAACCCTCCTCCTTTTAGGGGCAGAGCGCTTGGAGAATGCCGGCCACGCTATCAAATGTATAGTCCGGGGCAATCTCGGAGGCATCAATATCCTGCTGACTGATTTCGCCTGAAAGCACAGCGATGCCCGTAATGCCGCCGTTCACGGCCGTCGCGATGTCGGTATAGAGCCGGTCGCCGACGATGGCAGTCTTTTCCGGCGCCGTTCCTGCGGCATCCAGGATAAAGGAGACGGTTTCTGCAAAGGGCTTGCCCATAAACTTTGGGGCAATGCCCGTGGCATGCTCGATCATGGCGCTCATAGAGCCGCAGTCCGGCAGGAAGGCGCCGCCCTCCAGCGGGCAGACGCGATCGATATTCGTGGCCAAAAAGGGAACGCCGGAAGAGACGAGCCGGCAGATGGCCTCGGCTTTTTGAAAGTCAAAAGTAGTATCGAACCCGAGTACAACGGCATCGGCCGCCTGAGTATCGGCCGGCAAAAGCTCGATTCCTGCCTGCGCAAACTGCGCTTCCAGCGCGGGCGTGCCGGATAAAAACACCTTTGGGGCAGGAAAATGCGTTTTCAGATAGTGGAGTGTAACATCTCCGGAAGTCATGATATGCGAGCGGGTGATGCCCGAAAAGCCCATCCGTTCCAGCTTTTTGACATAATCCTCAGGTGCTTTGGAGGAGTTGTTGGTAAAGAAGAAAAACTTGATTCTGCGCTCCAAAAGCGCCTGAATCAGCTCCAGCGCGCCGGGGATCAGCGTCTCGCCGAGGTTGATGGTGCCGTCCATATCGAATACAAAACATTCCAGATCGCGGATTGGTGTGGGCATAGGGCCTCCTTATTGGGATAATATGGTTTGGAAAGAAAAATCTTTTTTCTGAACGCCCGGATAGCCGAGCTCGAGCTGGGAAAAATCCAGCAACTCCAGCAGGTTTTCCAGCATCACTTCTTCCATATAGATGGGGTCGGTAACATAGCTATAGGTCGCCGCCAGATCTTCCAGCAGGTTTTCGGCATTGTATTTGTGCAGATTTTCCTGCACGTTCCAGTCCTTATACTCCTGGTCGCTCATGCCGAATTCTTTTTGAAGCGCATCGAAAAACTCCTTTTCCTTGCCGTAAACTTCCGTATCATTGATCTCGATGATATGCGCATCGTATTCGGTTTCCAGAAACTGCTGATCGGCTCCAAGGCTGAACTGCTCGGCATAGTAGGAGAGGATGCGCAGCTCCGCTTTCTGCAAAAAGAGATCTTTTTCCTTTTGCAGGGCCGTTCCCTTCACCTGATGGGAAATCTCCTGCTCTTTTAGCGAGCGCTGCAAATCCTGCACCGTCATGATCACCTGGCCGTTGACGACCAGCAGCGGGTCATCTGGGTTCATGCCTTCCAGCGCACTTTTTTTGGAACAGCCTGCGGCGCAGAGCAGAGCGAGAAGCAGCAAAACGGCGAGAAAAATACTGAAGGCTCTTCTCATTGGTTGCCACGCTCCAAAACTTTTTTGAGGAACTGGCCTGTGGCGCTGTTTTCTACCGTCGCCAGGTGTTCGGGCGTGCCCGTCGCGACGATTCTGCCGCCTGCATCGCCGCCTTCCGGCCCAAGATCGATGATGTGATCCGCGCATTTGATGACATCCAGGTTATGCTCGATGATGACGATGGTGTTGCCCTTTTCACCCAGCCGCGCGATGATATCCACCAGCTTTTTGACGTCGTGCGTATGCAGGCCGGTGGTGGGCTCGTCCAGAATAAAGAGCGTCTTTCCCGTCTGCCGGCGGGAGAGGTAGGTCGCCAGCTTGATGCGCTGTGCTTCGCCGCCTGAAAGCGTCGTGGAAGGCTGGCCAAGCTTGATATACGTCAGCCCCACATCCTTGAGCACCTTCAAAATCGGCTCAATCTTGGGGATGTTTTTGAAAAACTCATAGGCATCTTCCACGGTCATATCCAGCACTTCAAAGATATTCTTGCCCTTGTATTTGACTTCCAGCGTCTCTCTGGTATACCGCTGCCCTTTGCAGACTTCGCAGGGGACATACACATCCGGCAAAAAGCTCATGCCGATCTGGATGATGCCGTCGCCCTTGCAGGCTTCGCAGCGGCCGCCCTTGACATTGAAGGAGAAGCGGCTCTTGGTATATCCGCGCACTTTGGCGTCGTTCGTCATAGCGAAGAGATCCCGGATGTGATCGAACACGCCGGTATACGTCGCCGGGTTGGATCTGGGCGTGCGGCCGATGGGGGACTGATCGATGTTGACGACCTTATCGAGCTGCTCCAGGCCCAGAATCTGCTTGTGCTTGC from the Christensenellaceae bacterium 44-20 genome contains:
- a CDS encoding zinc ribbon domain-containing protein; the encoded protein is MNCKNCGRLIPDQSTFCPYCGASLERAQEVQPAAPQFTAPYAPPVQQSSGKPKKAKGKVQKCQKCGALLGKKEKVCSICGEAMPKQPHGAKAAIISMSVVICLLVCSTVYFMLEMFEGNRAIDKLNEEITSYSEVIEKLNSELATQTKQSESWKRHYQDLKLDYDRMYREASFFHDYAVIVGNSNRYYHSYGCSYLDDSYFYIFNSENARYQGYRPCPHCQ
- a CDS encoding HAD-IIA family hydrolase, which codes for MPTPIRDLECFVFDMDGTINLGETLIPGALELIQALLERRIKFFFFTNNSSKAPEDYVKKLERMGFSGITRSHIMTSGDVTLHYLKTHFPAPKVFLSGTPALEAQFAQAGIELLPADTQAADAVVLGFDTTFDFQKAEAICRLVSSGVPFLATNIDRVCPLEGGAFLPDCGSMSAMIEHATGIAPKFMGKPFAETVSFILDAAGTAPEKTAIVGDRLYTDIATAVNGGITGIAVLSGEISQQDIDASEIAPDYTFDSVAGILQALCP
- the tadA gene encoding tRNA adenosine(34) deaminase TadA, encoding MQQTREYYMRLALREAAKAAAIDEVPVGAVIVREGSVIARAHNKREAGKNPCAHAELLAIQKAAKKLGGWRLTGCQLYVTLEPCPMCAGAILNARLDEVCFGAPDPKAGCFGSLCDLNALPFNHHPLVSGGILQEECAQILREYFREKRKKKKE
- a CDS encoding zinc-ribbon domain-containing protein; its protein translation is MQNFVASIIMIISHSIKMDREDSMNQSIYSRKTKAFGMPTKWLFFYIFIRFPISFLSFIITLVNSYIPYFPYLFGGYLAPVFYIALLMDFACFAISVITFVKLLKLSPSSFKWNMVYLWFSVGCEVLGILISGSFSPYMLGRITGAFCWAAANLSYFNKRSELFEMEVPPQAPAYVPNYDYVQQPGAPMQNAQSISGGAPSGFSASAGYQPYQNASPSPEAPANAAACFCPKCGNALIAGAKFCNRCGAPMEENNHEL